The genomic region TTATTCCTTATTTAACATTTTTAGTATGATCTTTATCCATATAAACAACTGGTTTAATTAATCCTTCTGGTTTAGTTCTCATTAATTCTAATGCATCTTCAACACCTTCAAATCCATAGAATTTGTGAGTTAACATATGTCCTGGGTCAACTTTTCCGAATTGAATTAATCTAGCTAATTTTTCAAGTCTTAATCTTCCACCAGGCATTAATCCTCCGAAGATGTTTTTGTGTGCCATTCCAGCTCCCCATTCAACTCTTGGTATGTTGATGTAATCTCCAGTACCTAAGTAGTTAACGTTTCCTATACGTCCACCTGGTTTTAATACTTTCATTGCAGTTTCAAATAATCTTTGATCTCCACCAGCTATGATTACTTTATCTACACCTTCACCATTAGTTAATTCCATGATTTGATCTTCAGATGGAGCTTTCATAAAGTCTACTGCATCAGTTGCACCATAGTAGTTTAATGCAATTTCAAATCTTTCAGGTCTTGAATCAACAACTATTAATCTTCCAGCACCTTTAAGAGCGGCAGCAGCTGTAGCCATTAACCCAACAGGTCCTATACCAAATACAGCAACTATATCACCGAATTGCACGTCAGCAAGTTCAGCAGCATGGAATCCAGTAGGTAACATATCACTTAACATACAAGCAACCCCATAGTCCATTCCTTCAGGTATTAAAGCTAAGTTTCCATCAGCATCATTTACATGGAAATATTCTCCAAATACTCCATCTTTGAAGTTAGAGAATTTCCATCCAGATAACATACCACCTGAGTGCATTGAATATCCTGCTTGAGCTTCTCTTGAATTCCAGTCTGGAGTGATAGCTGCAACTAATACTCTATCTCCAACTTTGAAGTTTTTAACTTCAGATCCTACTTCTACTACTTCTCCACATCCTTCATGTCCAAGGATCATGTCATAACGTTCACCAATTCCACCTTCATAAACTGTATGAATATCTGATGTACAAGGAGATAATGCAAGTGGTCTAACTATAGCATCATTTGGACCACAATAAGGTGCATCCTTTTCTATCCAACCAACTTCTCCAATACGTTTCATTGCGAAACCTTTCATTTTACCAGTCATTTTAAACCTCCTAAAACTTTGTTCTAATTTTAACTTCAGTATTAGTATACTATGCTTTTTCTAAAAGGCAATAGCTTATATTAAGTTTATTTTTTAACAAATATTTAAAAGTGTATAAAATGGAATAAATAAAGGGAAAATTGATTTGGAAAAATGAAAAAAATTATAAAAAATATGAATAGAACATATATTCAGTGTTAAAAAAATTATGTTATATAAATTATTAATAAAAAGAGTTTTTGTTTTAATTATAACTTATGATCCCATAACTTAAAATAATAATATATTTTGATTTGTAAAATATATTTAATCTATGATATAATTAAAAATAAAATAAAGGTGGTTTATGTCGTATTCATCAAAACTTAAAGAAGAGATTTTAGATATAGAAGTCAAAGATAAAGAAGAAATTTTAGCTGAACTTTTTGGATTATTTTTATCTAAAAATTCATTTAAAAATAATGGAATAGAATTTAGTAGTGAAAATTTTAGATTAACTCAAAGAGTGTACAAGCATATATTAAAGGTTGTTGATATTAAACCACAAATAAAATATATAATTGCTAAAAGATTTTCAAAACCAAGAGTATATAATATATCTATAAGGATAACAAAAGAAATAGAAGGTATATATGCTGAATTTTTAAAGGAACTTTTTAAATTTAAAAAGTTTTTAGAAGTTGAAGAATTAATCCCAGTTATATTAAGAGGATATTTTTTAAATTCAGGATATATAAAAGATCCTAATAAGGGCTATACTTTAGATTTCTTTATAGATACAGAAGATGCTTCAACTTTTCTATATATGTTATTAAAACACATAAATAAAAGAGTTTTTCATACAGATAAAAAAAATAAGAATATAGTATATATTAGAAACTCAGAAGATATATTAGATATAATATACATGATGGGTGGAGAAAAAATATTCTTTGAATATGAAGATGTAACTATAATTAAAGAAATGAAGAATAAAGTAAATAGAAAATTGAATTATGAATTAGCAAACGATATGAAAAGTGAAGCTGCAGCTATTAAACAAATAGATATGATAGAATATATAGATGAAAAAATGGGACTTTCTAATTTAACTGATGCACTTGAAGAAATAGCAAGGCTTAGATTACTAAATGAAAGTGATTCATTTCAAGAACTTGCAGATAAATTAAGAATTTCTAAATCAGGTATAAGAAATAGATTTAGAAGATTAGAAGAAATATATCTTGAATTAAAGGGAGTAAAAAATGAAAAGTCTAAAAGAACAAAATAATTATGATGAATTTTTACAAGAATATTCTCTGTTTAATGAAAAAAGTAAATATTTCAAAATAAGTAAAGATGGAAATATTAGTATACTAGCACCAAGCTATATTTTAGAAATTGGGTATATGTATATAGTTAAAAAATTTAAAAAAGCAGAAAAATTATGGAATGTTGAAGATATTGTTGTAAAAAAATATAAAAAACTTAAAAGACACTCCTGTTTAGATATAGATGAACTTGAAGATAAATTTTTTAGAACAA from Pseudostreptobacillus hongkongensis harbors:
- a CDS encoding NAD(P)-dependent alcohol dehydrogenase, whose protein sequence is MTGKMKGFAMKRIGEVGWIEKDAPYCGPNDAIVRPLALSPCTSDIHTVYEGGIGERYDMILGHEGCGEVVEVGSEVKNFKVGDRVLVAAITPDWNSREAQAGYSMHSGGMLSGWKFSNFKDGVFGEYFHVNDADGNLALIPEGMDYGVACMLSDMLPTGFHAAELADVQFGDIVAVFGIGPVGLMATAAAALKGAGRLIVVDSRPERFEIALNYYGATDAVDFMKAPSEDQIMELTNGEGVDKVIIAGGDQRLFETAMKVLKPGGRIGNVNYLGTGDYINIPRVEWGAGMAHKNIFGGLMPGGRLRLEKLARLIQFGKVDPGHMLTHKFYGFEGVEDALELMRTKPEGLIKPVVYMDKDHTKNVK
- the whiA gene encoding DNA-binding protein WhiA, with the protein product MSYSSKLKEEILDIEVKDKEEILAELFGLFLSKNSFKNNGIEFSSENFRLTQRVYKHILKVVDIKPQIKYIIAKRFSKPRVYNISIRITKEIEGIYAEFLKELFKFKKFLEVEELIPVILRGYFLNSGYIKDPNKGYTLDFFIDTEDASTFLYMLLKHINKRVFHTDKKNKNIVYIRNSEDILDIIYMMGGEKIFFEYEDVTIIKEMKNKVNRKLNYELANDMKSEAAAIKQIDMIEYIDEKMGLSNLTDALEEIARLRLLNESDSFQELADKLRISKSGIRNRFRRLEEIYLELKGVKNEKSKRTK